In Bacteroidales bacterium, the genomic window AGGTGATGGGCCCGGTGTTCTTCATCAGCCACAGGGGTTCCTCTGGCCATAAAAAAATCAATCAATGGGGCCCCCAGTACACGGCTGTAATGCTGAATCTCATCGATACCCCAGTCCAGCAGTTGGCCCAGAGCCTCATCCAGCATGGGCAGAAAAATAAAATTGCTGCTCTGACCCACATCAAAGCGGACAGCTCCAGGTTTATAATCCTTCACATAGTTGGTCAGCCTGTCGAAACGTTCGGCATTGGGCCTGGTCATCCACGACTCCTCCAGCGGGATCCCCTTATTGAAATCCTCATGAATAAAGGAGAGTGCTGTGGAATAGGGCCCCATTAACCACTTATAGGCAGCGCAGATCAATGCATCAATATTTGCTTTCCTGACATCAATGGGCAGAGCTCCAACCGATTGAGATCCATCTACAATCAGTTTTGCTCCCACTTCCCTGCATCTGGCTCCGATGTCTTCCAGATTAAATTTTGTCCCGTTCATCCAGTGAACCGATGCCATCACCACAAAAGCAGTATCCCTGGAAATGGCTTCCAGGATACGATCGTTCCAATCCCTTCCCCTGTCTGGAAGATCATCCCTCCTGGCAACCACCCGGAGCTCAGCTCCATGATCCTTACACCAGCGTTGGGCGGTATAGTAGCAGCTGGGGAACTCCTCGGAAAGAGTCAGGGCATGCTGTCCCTTTGCATAGGGTATATTCCTGATTACACTGTTCATCCCATAGGACACAGACGGCATAAGTGCAACCTGAACAGGATCGCAATGCACCATCCGGGCAAATTTCTGCCGCACACCGACCGCACCGGTAAAGAAATCAACCGGCTTAATGGAGAGTGGGTTCCTTTTTAGTCTCATTCCCTGAATTCCTCTCTCTTCCACCGAAGTCAAAAGAGGTGACATGTAGGCACAATTCAGGTAATGAATATCCGGTGGTAACTGGAACAAATGTTTCTGACAATTCATATCACTCATTTTCCTAAATCCTTTATAAGGATATCCTTAAACTTTATTTTTAATTCGTCATTCATATGTAACTGAAAGGCTATACATCCAGTAATTCCGGATTTCTTTCTTACATGCGCCTCGTCATTCAGGATGCCCTCTCCATTGAACTCTGTGACCCGGTTCCCGTTCACCCAGGTTTCCACCCTCATTCCCAGGCAAATGATCTCCATGCTGTTCCAGGCATCCTGATCATCTTCAAAATAAAAAAGCCAGGTTTCCTTAGCAGTTTTGGGCGCCTGCTCCGGCGTGATCCTCCAATCAGGCAGAGAGGGATGGATCCATCTTCTTACCCCATCCGTTTCATCATATATCAAGCCTGTCCGATAGGGATCGGGTCCATGAATATCCACCTGCGGGCCATTCAGCCAGCCTCCATAAGGGGCTTCCTCCGAGCCATCGTAGGAGCTGCGGAACTGAACACCGCTGTTCCCGTCTGATTCTTTGAAAACCTGGAACTTAAGCTTCAGATGAAAATCGGAGAATTCTCTTTCAGTGGCCAGCCAGACATAATTGTGGTCCCTGTCCCCCATGGAGTTACATGTAATACAACCATCCTTCACGGTCCAGTACTCTTTGCCACTGTCGGCCTCCAGGCACTTTACAGACCAGCCCTCCAGATTTTTCCCGTTGAAAAGCGGTTCCCACTCCTTGTAGTTACAACTGATCAGTGCGGAACCAATAATTAACAGGCCGCTAATACGAAATAAGCTCGAAAAGTCCATAGTCATTAATATCCGGGAGTTTAAGAAAGATGGAATTTACACTTTTTCAGGCTTCTGCCAGTAAATCAGAATGATATTTGGCGATATATCATAATTAAGCTAAATTTGTCCCCGCAAAATCGGCTCCATAGTTCAAGGGATAGAATAGCGGTTTCCTAAACCGTAGATACAGGTTCGAGTCCTGTTGGAGCTACAAGCACAAACCCTGTTGCACTGGCAGCAGGGTTTTTTATTTTTATAAAATGACCATTTAGTAGTTTTTTATATTTGCACTATCTTTGACACTAATAATCATCCGGAAATAATGCTTTCTAAAAGTACTGAATATGCCATCAGGTCACTCGTTTTCATACAAGTGCAGAATTGGATGGAAAAACGACCAGGAGTCGCCGAAATTGCCAAAGAGATTGAGGCTCCAACCGCTTTTACTGCAAAAATCCTGCATACCCTGACAACACATGGGCTTTTAAACTCGATGAAGGGACGGGGAGGTGGCTTCTTCTTTACCGACAATCAGTCAGAGCTGACCATCTATGAAATAATCCTTGTCATGGAAGGCAATGGTCTGTTCAGCAAGTGCGGAATCGGCCTGAAAAACTGTTCCGATGACAATCCCTGTCCTGCGCACGATCAATACAAATACATACGCGACCAGTTGCTTAGTCTGGCCCAATCGGAAACCATCAGTTCCATGGCAAAAAAAATTCTGGAGGGCCATGCCGTCCTGAACAGAATAATCGATAAACAGATTCAACCATAACAACTATAAACAAACAGATACATGATAGCAAGAAATGTACATACCGAAGCGGTAAAAGAGAATCCACACGGTGTGGATGTCAGAAAAATGTATGATGACCCCTCTGCCCAGATTATGCATATGACTTTAAAACCGGGTGAAAGTCTAAAACCGCATAAAACACCAGTCAATGTGGCCATGTATGTTCTTGAGGGAGAACCTACGATTCACATTGGGGATGAACATATTCCCCAGATCAAAGACACTCTTATTGAAAGTCCGGCGGATATTCCTCATTTCATAAGCAATGAAAGTCAGGAGACTGTCAGGATTCTGATAATGAAGGCTCCCAGGCCTGAAAACAACAGAAAAATACTTTAAACCCCAGGAAAGCGATGAGTGAACTTATTAATAACTCGAGATTCCGAAAGGAGAAACTGAAAGAATTAATCCTCAAGCTTCATGAAGGGAAATCACCCGAGCTGGTCAGAAAAGAACTGATTGATACCCTGCAATCGGTACCCTACGGGGAGGTTGTTGAAGTGGAACAGGAACTGATCCGCGAAGGATTGCCGGAAACGGAAGTATTAAAACTTTGTGATATCCACGGGGAGGTACTGGAAGGGCACGTGGATCATTCAGGATCCAGAGCAATTCCTGAAGGCCATCCGGTGGATGTTTTTAAGCAGGAGAACAAGGAGCTTAAGAAGGTAACAGGGAAAACAAGGGATCTTCTGGATTCGGTGAGAAAGGTCCCGGAAAATAATCATTCCAATTTCAGAAATGTACTCTTATCATGCTTCAACGACCTGATGGATGTGGACAAACACTATCAGCGCAAGGAATATCTTGTATTTCCTTATCTTGAAAAGAAGGATATCACGGGGCCTCCGAAAGTGATGTGGGGGAAACACGATGAGATCAGAGATCAGTTAAAAGGCTGCATTGCACTTTTAAAGGAGAGCGATTTAAAAAAGGAGGATCTCCTTGAATCCCTGGACCTGATTTTCTATCCGGTCGTGAAGGCCCTGGAAGACATGGTTCAAAAGGAGGAGGAAATTCTGTTCCCGATGGCCATGGATGTGCTCATGGAGGAAGATTGGTGGAACATTCATCAGCAGACCCTGGAATTCGGATTTACTCTGTATGATCCCCAGACCGAATGGCAACCGGAAGCTTATGAAAGAATACCGGATGAAACAGAAAAAAGAGACGGCAACGGGATCATTCAGTTGCCTTCCGGAAGTTTTACAGCTGAAGAAATCATGGCCATTTTAAATACCATTCCGGTAGATATGACCTTTGTGGACAAAGAAGATAAAGTAAAATATTTTTCTCAGGGATCGCACCGGATATTTGCACGGAGCAGATCCATCATCAACCGGGACGTCAGCTTATGCCATCCTCCTGGCAGTGTGGATATTGTAGAGAAGATCCTGGAAGATTTTAAAACAGGGAAAGCCTCTCATGCTCCATTCTGGATCCAGATGAACGGAAAATTCATCCTGATTGAGTACTATGCATTAAGAAATGAACATGGGGAGTACCTCGGAACGCTGGAAGTGTCCCAGGATCTCACCAAGGCCAGGGCTCTGGAGGGAGAACAGCGCATATTATCCTATGGACAAACCAAGAAAGAATAAGATGGATCAACTAATCATAACACCAAAGACCAAAATTTATGATTTACTGGAGGCCTATCCTGACCTGGAGGAAACTCTTATTCAGGCAGCACCCCAGTTCAGAAAAATGAAGAATCCACTGTTGAGAAGAACCATTGCGCGCGTTACTTCCCTCAGCCAGGCAGCCATCATCGGAGGAGTAAAAGTGGAAGAATTAATTAACACCCTGCGTTTGGCGGCCGGCCAACAATTACAGGACCACTATGGAGGAGAGGAAACTAACTATAATTTTGAAACACCGAAATGGTTTTCCGCAAATGCAGTGCGTGCGGCCATCGATATCAGCGAAATGCTTAATGCCGGTGAACAGCCGGTCCACGAGGTCCTATCTGCGTTGAAAAAGATGAAAGACGGGGAGATCCTGGAAATCCAGGCGCCTTTCATTCCCGCACCACTCATCGATAAAGCCATTGGACTGGGATACGATTATTGGATCATGGAGGCAGCCTCAGATCAATTTACCGTATATTTTCTAAAATAACCTGAACATGCCGGAGTTTAGCGGGAGCAGGGACCTTCGCTTGTCAAAGCTTCTGGAATTGTCAGAGCTTGTTCTGAAAACTGGCCATGCAAAGGACTGTATTCAGATGAATATAAAAGGCGTTTCATATATTTATAAAAGGCCTTTCATATCGTCATGGACCTCCTCTCCCATCAGATACTCCTCCACCGTATCTAAAATCCGGTCATAACTAAACCTCTCATATACAGACTTTTTTGCATTGGAAGCGAAACTATTCCTTAGGCTTTGGTCCTCGATCAACTGAACGACCCTATCTGCCAGATTCCTGATATCAAAAGGTGGAATCAGGTAGCCGTTCTTTCCGTCTTCAATAATCTCTGGATTGCTGCTTACATCGAATGCCACCACCGGCCTGCTGTTAGCCATAGCCTCCACGATCACATATCCGAAGCCCTCCCAGCGGGAAGTAAGTACAAATATATCGATGGCATCCAGAAAGCTCTTCATGTCCTTCATAAAGCCAAGGAACACGATGCTGTCTTCAACTCCTGACAATTTCGCATACTCCCTGAGCTGAGTTTCCAGCCGGCCCTCTCCGGCAATTAATATTTTAAACTTCTTCTGGCGCTTTTTCAGCTCAACGGCCAGATCTATCAGGTATTCCTGTGCTTTCTGCTTCACCAGCCGCCCGGCATTCCCCAGAATCACTTCTCCATCCACGCGACGATAACAGGGATTTTGCTGCCCGGTCTCAAACTGATCGAACCTGAGTCCATTATATATGACCCTGATCCTGACCGGATCAATCATTCCGGGATTATTTTTAAGAAGAGTTCTTTTGGTTTCATGGGAATTCGCAAGAATCTCATCCAGAACCCTTCGAAACAAAAATCTGTTGAACATACTATTTCTGATGGGTATGGCACTTCCCCTCCGGTAGATGATCCTTTTAACTCCGGCAATTTTTGCTGCCAGTCCGGCAACTTTCATATCCGCCGATAGATTCATAATAATCAGCCTGACTTTTTCCCGCTTTAAAATTCCGGCGATCTTCAGAACTTTAACTGGATTCAGAAAACTCAAATTAGCGACACGAATCCCGTAAGCAGGAATTCCGGCTTCTGCCACCCTTCTTCTCAATTCTCCCCTGGAATTAGTAAAAACAAGAATGGGTTGGCCCCTTTTATAAAGCCCGCTGGAAAAATCGAAATGCCACTTCTCTCCGCCACCCCAGGCCGGAGTACTGTTAAAAAAGCATATAGTTTGTGTTTGCCTTTCTTTCTGCTCCTGATGAAGAATCCGGAGTTTGACATATTTCAGGAAGACAGCATGGGCCGAATTCACACTTATCTGCAATCCGTAATATCCATCAAGAATTCCAAGTCTTAACAGGTAATCCTTGAGAAAACGCGACATAGGGCGGACCAGAATATCCCAGAACCTGGACCGCTTTCCCTGCTGAAAATATGAATTTGCCGCTATGGTCGAAAAAGCATTGATCTGGCTGATATGTTCACTTAGATTGTAATAGGAGTAATGCAAAATTTCGCCCTTCAAATGCTTTTTAGTGGCCCCTTTATCCAGAATAAACTTGTCGTGCGGATTGACGCCCCCCCATGATCCCTTTCTCGAATCCCATAAGCGGAGTTTAGGGCTCGGATACCAGCTGGTATGACGAATCCATTTCCCGCAATAATTGGTCAGACGATTGAAATAGTATCCATCATACACCCAGTCCTTTTTAACGGCGGCAATCGACCTGGCAAGAGCTTCCGACAAACATTCATCTGCATCGAGGGATAAAATGTAGGGGGAAGAGGCCTGCTGAATGGCCCAGTTCTTCTGTTCGATGTGACCATGAAAAATATGCTGGATAAAAACCGCGCCAAAGGACTTACAAATCTCCCCGGTCCGGTCGCTTGAATAACTGTCAACCACAACAATCTCATCTGCCAGATCCTTTAGGGACTCCAGGCAGCGCCCGATGTTTTTCTCCTCGTTGTGGGAAATAATGACCGCTGATAATTGAACTTCCATAGTCTGTTATGTAAATATATCCATTTAATGGAAGGCATCCACCATCCCCGGAAGTATTCTTCAACCATTTCTTTCATATATAGAAGGCCTTTTATATATTTGTGAAAGGACTTTCATAACTTCCCCAGCATGTCGAGTATTATTACAAAAATGAGCTATCTGGCCGGCGTAACCCGATTCAGGCGCATCAGTGAGAAACTATATGTGGATGGAGATAAAATCTACAGGGCGGCCGGAATTGAGTTTAAAGCCAGCTGGTTTCCGGTATACTTTGTACTGGCTCTGACCGAAAACCCGGTAACGGTCATGCAGATTGCCGATCAGATTGATTTCTCTCATATCACGGTTAAAAATGTAATCAGGGAGCTGGAGAAGCAGGAATATGTCGAGATCATCTCAAATCCCGCCGATGGACGATCAAAACTGATTTCCCTGTCCAAAAAAGGACAAAAGCTGATTTACAGGCTAAAACCCATCTGGATGTCGATTTCGATTACTTTGAAAAAAGTATTTCAAACCGGCCACCCGGATTTTATGAATATTCTGAATCGCATAGATTCCCAGATTGAGAAAAATCCCCTTCACCTTCTTGTTGCTCAGACCGAATCAGATACGATTACTGTAATCGATTACAAACCGGGGCTGGAAAGGCATTTTCATGAGCTGGCGGGGCCCTGGCTAAGCGGCGAAGTGAACAGCCAACTGGAGGAAAAAGAAGGAATTACCCTTCAATCTCCAGATCCATCCTGTTTTCTGGAGGGTGGTTTTCTTTTCTTTGCCAGGTATAAGGGGCAGATAGTGGGCTTTGTGGCCCTGAAGAGGCTGGACAACGAAAGATTTGAATTTGCCAGGCTCTATACCAATCCCGTATTCAATAACCTGGAGATTGATCTGAAACTGATTGAGCGTTGTATCTGCCGGTGTATGGAAAACGAAGCCAGAGAGCTCTGGCACCAGACCATCCTCGATATACCAGAGGCACATATTCTCTTCCATAAGCTGGGTTTTATCGAGAAAGAAGCGCCTCCCGGTATGCAGCTATCGGATCAGACTGGAAAAGTTATCTGTCTGGAATTTTAACTTTGCCCTCATGATTCTAATTGACTTACCCTATGCTTCCGATTATCTTTTAGAGATAATCAAAGAGAACAATTACCCTGTGGTTTTCACAGAGGTGGCCAAAAAGTTAGTGCAGGACGATTCCATATCCTGGGTACCTGAAGAACAGGCTGCCCGGTATATCCGGGAAAATCCTGACACCCCCCTCTATACAAATTCGGAAAATGCCCTGACATGGATTTCCGATCATCTCCCCGACTCCTCAATCACCAAACAGGCTGATTTGTTCAAGGATAAATTTAAATTCAGGGAGTTGATCCGGGCATCCCATCCTGATTTTCACTTCAGAATGATAAAACTGAAAGACATTCCGGACCTTCATCCGGAGGAACTATCCTTTCCCTTTGTTATTAAGCCTTCTGTTGGATTCTTCAGTATAGGAGTTTATGTGGTGAAAAGCATGGATCAGTGGGCCGTGGTGCAAGGGGAGCTGAACCCTGAAAAATTAAAATCCATTTACCCCCCCAGGGTACTGGATACCTCCGTTTTCATTATCGAAGAGTATATAGAAGGTGAGGAGTTTGCCATCGATTGCTATTTCAATCAGCAGGGGAAGGCCGTCATTTTAAATATTCTGCATCACCAGTTTTCTTCCGGTGCCGACACCAGTGACCGGGTGTACACCACCTCCCTGGAAATTGTGTTGAAGAATAAAACCCGGTTTGAAAATTTCCTTCAGTCCATCGGCAACCAGTCCGGATTAAAAAACTTTCCCGCTCACGTTGAGGTACGCATAAACAATAAAGGGCTTATCATACCTATTGAGATCAATCCTTTAAGGTTCGGAGGGTGGTGTACCACGGCGGATCTTCTGGGAATTGCCACCGGTATCAGTCCCTATGAACTGTATTTTCGGAACGAACAACCCGATTGGGCCGGGATCTTTAAAGGCAGGGAAACTAAAAAATACAGCATAATTGTCCTGAACAACAACTCTGGTTATCCTCCTGAGGTGATTGATCACTTCAATTTTGACCTCCTCCGAAATGATTTCGAGAACCCTTTACTGGTCAGAGAATTTGATGCAAACAAATATTCCGTATTTGGCTTTGTTTTCGCTGAAACAAGCCTGGAAAATGACAAAGAAGTAAACAATATCCTTGTTTCAGACCTGAGAAAATATATAACTCTGAAATAGCCTACTCCACCACAGAACTCCTGCTGCCCCTGCCCCGGGAATCAAATGATCGTAACATAATCCTTCCTGAAACTTCGACCGGCCCTGTATAAGCGGGCGAATCGCTTCCCGGCTCTGTTCCGTCGTTCGTATAACGAATTGTCAGCCCGGGAAAATCGATGTTCGCATGAAGCATGCCCTCCTGAATCACCGCTCCGGGAGGAGGAAGCCTGTAGGAGAAACCTCCAAAGAGATAATCGAGCCGGGGCATTTCGCGCTGACCCACCAGGTTGGCAAAGCGGTTCCAGTCTTTGTCCATGGCGCCGATACGTTGCTCCATATCCCCGATCTGTCCCCAGCTAGCCTGGCCCACCCAGGCCCGCTCCGCAAATCCGATCAGTTTGGGCAGATAATAATACTCTGCCATAGTACCTCCTTTGACTGTTTCGCTCCAAAGTTCAGCCTGAAGTCCCAGGATCTGCTTATAAGCATCCGGCCTCAGACTCTCCATTCCAACAAAATCTGTTTCGGGATCGTAGGGATTGCCCCACTTATCTTCCAGCGTGCATTTAAAAACATCATAAGGGATAAAATCAAAGGAGCTGCGCGTATTGACAAAACCACCCCAGTAAAGTCCCCGGTCGGCCGGATGGTGCGTGTAGGCCAAATCAAAATAGAAGTTGTTTACATTGCACAGGATTACTGGAAATCCGGCGTTTGCCAGCCGGTTACCCAGATCCAGGTTTTCATAAATACTGTTCCATACATAGGGAAGCATATCTGATCCCACAAACTCAGGATTGGGTATCCAGTCCCCTTCCTCGTTTTTCTTCATCACAATTTCTTCCCATCCGGCCATAAGCAGACTCTTTTTCTGAAGGATCTCATAGAGCCGGCTGCCGTAATAAGACTGCAGGTTCTCAAAACTACCGATTTCGGGATGCTCCTCCAGAAAAGCACGGCAAATGGGTGAACCTTTCCAGACCCCGGCGGCAACTTCATCTCCCCCGGTATGTAAAGTCTTCAGAGTAAGCCCTGCCTCCGCATACATGTCGATCACCTCGTCGACCACCTTTTCAAACAAACGGTAGGGTCCTTCGGTGCAGACGCAGATCACATTGTCATGGAAGTTTTGCGCCGAGTTGTACACCGAAGCATCATTGGGGTCGATGAGGCGATAATACTCTGCTTCTTCCCCTTTACCCTCCTTAATCAAACGCTCATACCTGGCTTCCATCGCATAGATGGCGGCCCGGGCATGACCCGGAAAGTTGATTTCCGGAATCACCTCTATGTGATGTGCCCCGGCAAACTTCAGCAGTTCTATGAAGGTTTCGCGCGACAGATATCCGCTCCCGTGGTTGTTTTCCGGATCCGGATCCGGCCCTGATCCGTAAGCCGGGATCAGATGGTCTTTCTCATCCAGAGTATGTCCGCGATGCCCTCCCAGCCCGGTGAGTTCGGGCAGGGACGGAATCTCCAGCCTCCAGCCTTCATCATCAGTCAGGTGCAAATGCAGGGTATTCAGTTTATAAAAAGCCATAAGCCTGATCAGCTTCCGGATGGCTTCCGGTTCTATGAAATTTCTGGCAATATCCAGATGAAACCCCCTGTATGCAAAGGCCGGACGGTCTGAAATAAACAGGGATTCTATCTCCAGGGAAGAGACTGGATTTGCCCATGCTTCCGGGGGCAATACCGACAGGAGGCTCTGAATGCCATAAAAAACTCCCGAAGGATCGCTTCCGCTTATGGAAATACCCTCTTCCGGATTTGCCTTTATTTGGTAGGCTTCCTCCCCATTGATCCGTTTATCCCGGATCAGGCTAATCTTACCCGGGCCTCCCTCTCCGGATTCCATGGTTTTCAGAGCCGAACCAAATAACTGTTTTAACATATCTGACAGATAGTCTGCTTCGACCTTAAGTCCCGGCTGGTAAGTAATAAGCATTTCTCTGTCCAGGACCAAAGGCTCACCGGTGTATAACTCCTGTACCGGAGAGGGAATAAGCTTCCCGATCTCCCCCGCCTTAAGCAATGAGGTGGAGCCGGTTTGTTCATATACCCAGGCAGCATCGGGGAGTACAATACCCATTTCCTTGGTATATATTTTTTCCAGGGAAGGAAAGGGAAGCACGGTGTAATCGCTGATGGAAACAGCTTCGCCTGCCACATTCTCCGGATCTCCTAATACCATATAGGGGTGGAGAGGAGCTTCAGACTCCAGAAGCAGGGCACCCGGTTTTTGATAGGCAATTTCTACCGAAGCTCCAGGTTCCAGGCTAAATCCTTCCTTCGGAACCATCCGCAGCAGATCTCCGTTGATATGTTCAATAGCCACGTTGCCGGTCACGGACTCATCTATTACACCCTGGCCCTGCTGGTTGAAATAAAGGGTCCAGTCCTGATCGCCCAGGGTTTTCCCGCTTTGATTCTCGAGGATAAACGCGGCACTGTAATATTCCCAGGCAGCATGATTCCCTCTGAATTCCCAACTCAGGGCCACCGCGCTGTTGTTATCTGAATGACTTGACTTCATTTGCTTACATGATAAGAAGAATATGGGAAGGATAAGAAATAGAAATGCTCTTTTCATGGGGATGTGGTTTTTATTCTTCAATTCTTTGTAGATTAGTGTCTCAACAAAACTACAAAATCCTCCAACAAAAGTAAGTATGTCCGACACAACTGCCCCTGTAAAATCAAATCGGCTTGTCTCCCTGGATGCCCTCCGGGGTTTTACCATTGCAGCCATGGTGATTGTCAACGATCCCGGTAGCTGGGACCATGTATACCGGCCTCTGTTACATGCCGAATGGAACGGGTGTACCCTCACCGATCTGATCTTTCCTTTCTTCCTCTTCATTGTGGGTGTATCCATTGCCCTGGCCTATTCCAAGCGCCAGGAGGCCGGTTCACCCAAGAAAAGTCTTTATAGAAAAATTGTGATCCGCTCGGTAAACATCTACCTGCTGGGGCTCTTTCTCTGGCTTTTCCCCCAGTTTGATTTCGGAAATATAAGATGGGTTGGCGTACTTCCGCGAATTGCCTTTGTGTTCCTGGCCTGCGCCCTTCTATTCCTCAACACCAACTGGAAACAACAGATAAAAATAGCGGTCGTCATTCTGCTGGTATACTGGATCTGGGTGGCCTATATTCCCGTGCCTGGAATCGGAAAACCCGATTTATCGGTAGCCGGAAAAAACTGGGCCAATCACCTGGATACCCTCTTGCTTCCGGGGGTCATGTGGCAAAAGACATGGGACCCCGAAGGAATTTTAAGTACTTTCCCTGCCATTGTTTCCGGGATGATCGGCATGCTGATCGGGAAACTCTACCTGACCGTAAGGGATGAAAACAAACGTCTGGTCTGGCTCTATTTTATTGGCTTCTCCATGTTCCTGGCAGGAGGACTCTGGAACTGGTTCTTTCCCATCAACAAAAACATCTGGACCAGCTCCTACGTGCTATATACTTCCGGACTAGGAACTCTGGGGCTGGCCACCTGCATCCTGGTGGTCGACATGTGGGGGTATAAAAAATGGACTTTCCTGGGGAGGGTTTATGGAGCCAACGCCATCACATCCTATGTGCTGGCAGGAATGCTGACCCTGTTATTCTACCAGCTGAAAATCGGGGGAGCCTCCTTCAACGACTCCTTCATGAGTGGAATGACCCAAATTGGATTCGATCCCAGATTGGCTTCCATGCTCTATGCAGTGATTTATATGTTGATCATCTTTATACCTGCCCTGATCCTGTACAGGAAAAAGATATTTATCAAGGTTTGATCTGACAGCCCTGTTTCAATCATACGATCTGAGTACCCTTCAATGGGCCCTGCTGGCTACCTGCGGATTGCTGATCGGCATGTCCAAAACGGGACTGTCGGGAGTGGGACTGATGGTGGTGCCCATCCTGGCCAATGCATTCGGAGGCCGCCCCTCGGTTGGCCTGTTATTGCCCATCCTGATCTTTGCCGATGTGTTTGCCGTTACCTGGTACAACCGCCATGCCCGGTGG contains:
- a CDS encoding DUF1080 domain-containing protein; translation: MTMDFSSLFRISGLLIIGSALISCNYKEWEPLFNGKNLEGWSVKCLEADSGKEYWTVKDGCITCNSMGDRDHNYVWLATEREFSDFHLKLKFQVFKESDGNSGVQFRSSYDGSEEAPYGGWLNGPQVDIHGPDPYRTGLIYDETDGVRRWIHPSLPDWRITPEQAPKTAKETWLFYFEDDQDAWNSMEIICLGMRVETWVNGNRVTEFNGEGILNDEAHVRKKSGITGCIAFQLHMNDELKIKFKDILIKDLGK
- a CDS encoding cupin domain-containing protein, yielding MIARNVHTEAVKENPHGVDVRKMYDDPSAQIMHMTLKPGESLKPHKTPVNVAMYVLEGEPTIHIGDEHIPQIKDTLIESPADIPHFISNESQETVRILIMKAPRPENNRKIL
- a CDS encoding DUF1858 domain-containing protein is translated as MDQLIITPKTKIYDLLEAYPDLEETLIQAAPQFRKMKNPLLRRTIARVTSLSQAAIIGGVKVEELINTLRLAAGQQLQDHYGGEETNYNFETPKWFSANAVRAAIDISEMLNAGEQPVHEVLSALKKMKDGEILEIQAPFIPAPLIDKAIGLGYDYWIMEAASDQFTVYFLK
- a CDS encoding Rrf2 family transcriptional regulator, with the translated sequence MLSKSTEYAIRSLVFIQVQNWMEKRPGVAEIAKEIEAPTAFTAKILHTLTTHGLLNSMKGRGGGFFFTDNQSELTIYEIILVMEGNGLFSKCGIGLKNCSDDNPCPAHDQYKYIRDQLLSLAQSETISSMAKKILEGHAVLNRIIDKQIQP
- a CDS encoding DUF438 domain-containing protein; this encodes MSELINNSRFRKEKLKELILKLHEGKSPELVRKELIDTLQSVPYGEVVEVEQELIREGLPETEVLKLCDIHGEVLEGHVDHSGSRAIPEGHPVDVFKQENKELKKVTGKTRDLLDSVRKVPENNHSNFRNVLLSCFNDLMDVDKHYQRKEYLVFPYLEKKDITGPPKVMWGKHDEIRDQLKGCIALLKESDLKKEDLLESLDLIFYPVVKALEDMVQKEEEILFPMAMDVLMEEDWWNIHQQTLEFGFTLYDPQTEWQPEAYERIPDETEKRDGNGIIQLPSGSFTAEEIMAILNTIPVDMTFVDKEDKVKYFSQGSHRIFARSRSIINRDVSLCHPPGSVDIVEKILEDFKTGKASHAPFWIQMNGKFILIEYYALRNEHGEYLGTLEVSQDLTKARALEGEQRILSYGQTKKE
- a CDS encoding winged helix DNA-binding protein — protein: MSSIITKMSYLAGVTRFRRISEKLYVDGDKIYRAAGIEFKASWFPVYFVLALTENPVTVMQIADQIDFSHITVKNVIRELEKQEYVEIISNPADGRSKLISLSKKGQKLIYRLKPIWMSISITLKKVFQTGHPDFMNILNRIDSQIEKNPLHLLVAQTESDTITVIDYKPGLERHFHELAGPWLSGEVNSQLEEKEGITLQSPDPSCFLEGGFLFFARYKGQIVGFVALKRLDNERFEFARLYTNPVFNNLEIDLKLIERCICRCMENEARELWHQTILDIPEAHILFHKLGFIEKEAPPGMQLSDQTGKVICLEF
- a CDS encoding glycosyltransferase, which produces MEVQLSAVIISHNEEKNIGRCLESLKDLADEIVVVDSYSSDRTGEICKSFGAVFIQHIFHGHIEQKNWAIQQASSPYILSLDADECLSEALARSIAAVKKDWVYDGYYFNRLTNYCGKWIRHTSWYPSPKLRLWDSRKGSWGGVNPHDKFILDKGATKKHLKGEILHYSYYNLSEHISQINAFSTIAANSYFQQGKRSRFWDILVRPMSRFLKDYLLRLGILDGYYGLQISVNSAHAVFLKYVKLRILHQEQKERQTQTICFFNSTPAWGGGEKWHFDFSSGLYKRGQPILVFTNSRGELRRRVAEAGIPAYGIRVANLSFLNPVKVLKIAGILKREKVRLIIMNLSADMKVAGLAAKIAGVKRIIYRRGSAIPIRNSMFNRFLFRRVLDEILANSHETKRTLLKNNPGMIDPVRIRVIYNGLRFDQFETGQQNPCYRRVDGEVILGNAGRLVKQKAQEYLIDLAVELKKRQKKFKILIAGEGRLETQLREYAKLSGVEDSIVFLGFMKDMKSFLDAIDIFVLTSRWEGFGYVIVEAMANSRPVVAFDVSSNPEIIEDGKNGYLIPPFDIRNLADRVVQLIEDQSLRNSFASNAKKSVYERFSYDRILDTVEEYLMGEEVHDDMKGLL
- a CDS encoding aminotransferase class V-fold PLP-dependent enzyme; the protein is MSPLLTSVEERGIQGMRLKRNPLSIKPVDFFTGAVGVRQKFARMVHCDPVQVALMPSVSYGMNSVIRNIPYAKGQHALTLSEEFPSCYYTAQRWCKDHGAELRVVARRDDLPDRGRDWNDRILEAISRDTAFVVMASVHWMNGTKFNLEDIGARCREVGAKLIVDGSQSVGALPIDVRKANIDALICAAYKWLMGPYSTALSFIHEDFNKGIPLEESWMTRPNAERFDRLTNYVKDYKPGAVRFDVGQSSNFIFLPMLDEALGQLLDWGIDEIQHYSRVLGAPLIDFFMARGTPVADEEHRAHHLMGLQLPPGTNGEELLDELKARNVFVSLRGDNLRISLSVFNNEEDVGELIAAIK